In the Sus scrofa isolate TJ Tabasco breed Duroc chromosome 6, Sscrofa11.1, whole genome shotgun sequence genome, one interval contains:
- the CNFN gene encoding cornifelin isoform X4 — MSYPVTSQPQCASGCYQTQLSDWHTGLTDCCNDMPICLCGTFAPLCLACRISDDFGECCCAPYLPGGLHSLRTGMRERYHIQGSVGHDWAALTFCLPCALCQMARELKIRE, encoded by the exons ATGTCCTACCCAGTGACCAGTCAGCCCCAGTGTGCCAGCGGTTGCTACCAGACCCAGCTCAGTGACTGGCACACCGGTCTCACGGACTGCTGCAATGACATGCCCATCT GTCTGTGCGGCACTTTCGCCCCTCTGTGCCTCGCCTGCCGCATCTCCGACGACTTCGGCGAGTGCTGCTGCGCGCCCTACCTGCCCGGAGGCCTGCACTCCCTGCGCACCGGCATGCGCGAGCGCTATCACATCCAG GGCTCTGTCGGGCACGACTGGGCGGCCCTCACCTTCTGCTTGCCCTGCGCCCTCTGTCAGATGGCGCGGGAACTGAAGATCCGAGAGTAA
- the CNFN gene encoding cornifelin isoform X3 — MQFEMHDNVKGKAMSYPVTSQPQCASGCYQTQLSDWHTGLTDCCNDMPICLCGTFAPLCLACRISDDFGECCCAPYLPGGLHSLRTGMRERYHIQGSVGHDWAALTFCLPCALCQMARELKIRE; from the exons ATGCAGTTTGAGATGCATGACAACGTGAAAGGCAAAG CCATGTCCTACCCAGTGACCAGTCAGCCCCAGTGTGCCAGCGGTTGCTACCAGACCCAGCTCAGTGACTGGCACACCGGTCTCACGGACTGCTGCAATGACATGCCCATCT GTCTGTGCGGCACTTTCGCCCCTCTGTGCCTCGCCTGCCGCATCTCCGACGACTTCGGCGAGTGCTGCTGCGCGCCCTACCTGCCCGGAGGCCTGCACTCCCTGCGCACCGGCATGCGCGAGCGCTATCACATCCAG GGCTCTGTCGGGCACGACTGGGCGGCCCTCACCTTCTGCTTGCCCTGCGCCCTCTGTCAGATGGCGCGGGAACTGAAGATCCGAGAGTAA